The genomic interval CAATAGTCACccacttaatttttaaaaccaCGAACCAAAATTTGTACTGAGCCTCGTGTTTAATTTAGTTTCTTGTTAAATCGGATATTTCAGGTCTACCTCCGAaccagaagaaaaaaaaaaatataataaaatgattatatCGTTTTCATTTGTGGTCGCCATTTTCTATGTGTGTTTTTAtatcatttcaaattttgacatgATAACTCTGAactttattctaatttttaacaGCTGTTTTTAGAAGCAAacctaatataaaaaatattcagttTTTATTCAGATCTGTACCAACTTGTTgattcattatatatatatatatatatatatgtgtgtgtgtgtggttgAATATCCGCTCGATCAAATTTACCAGTTTTGCATGCCATGCAAAAGTTTTGAGTCactttcaagtttcaaaaacaattacaGTCTGTATTTATCAGATAAGGTGAGTGACGATCTCATCATAGTCTCGGTCTCGTTAGCTGacctaaattaattaaatttaattttcggCTGCTTTGTCTTTTAAACGGTGGTGTCTTTatcaatttagaaatttttaatccCCATTGAAAAAGGGCATTTGACGCAATTTAAATCTATATATTTATGCCTGACAGAATGTGGCCCACAATGGAAAGTATTATCTACTTCGGTTTCTTTAGGCTGTAGCTGTCTAAAGACGTGTGTTAGTTGTGCTTACTTGTTTCTTGGATCATATTAGCTCTGCCCTATAAATGGTGATCACCTTCTGAAACATTCTTCAAACTCATCGGCTTTAAAGCAGagagcaaaacaaaaattgaaaaaaaaaatttgaaaaaaagaatctGTTTGTAGGTATATTAAAAGTGCTTGtgttgaataataatatcaatagaGTTGCTCTGGAGTTTAGGATTGGTGAGTTTTTGTTTCAGCAGTTGTGTTCTGTAATTTTGCGTTTTTTTGTGAAAATGGTGTGTGATTGATCCCTTCAAgagtttgttttgtttatggtaatcagtttgatttctttatggAGGGCATAGAAATGTTAGAGAGCGCTTGATTTCTGCAaatgttaatattaattttgtatcatATTAGACATTGGAACTGATTAATGCACAAAGCGAATATGAACATTGATTCGTTATATCGACTTGAATTTAACTTTTGAAGTGATAACTTGTTTTCTGAGATCTAAGTGGTGCAGAGGAAtccagattttttttaaaaaaaaaaatccaaatgatGAAAGGAGAGCATAATAGAAATGATTTTGTCATGTTACAGAGTTTTTGAGATGAGATAAAAGAATCGTCTTGTCTCTTGCTTACCAACATGAGatgtattattgatttttttttgtggccCTGCTTGCCTGTATTTCTTTTGAAGCAATTTAGCGGCATCTTTAATTAGagactgatgatgatgaataaGCAAATTTCTCAGTAGGTtgggttttatatttaagatATTAGCATATTAGGAGAGGTTCGTGTACCTAACTGAGCTGTTATGTCCCTGCTCAGGTGTTCTGTGTATGGTAATGGAGAACATAAAAAACATTGATTCCGAGAAACAGAAATCCTCTGAAGAAATTCCATCACTTATCAAGTTTATATCTTCAAACGAATTAGAGGGCTTCGACAGTGTTAAAGGCAATAGAAACTTGAATAATCATGGTCCAGAAAGTGTCTCGGAGAGCCTGAGTCAACCGGCTATGGTGAGCAGACCTTTCATTAGCTGTGATGCCTTCTAGAAAAAATGTCTATTATTGTTACAGGAGTATTATATTCTGCCGCATCTTTGATAGGTAACCGATATTGCTCATGGTCAAGGCCTGAGTGAAGAATCTCACCGTGGCAATCATAGGAGGGTCCTTTCTATAAGCATGCCATCCTCTCCTAGCGAAGTTGAAATGAAGAACCCGAAAAGTGTACTTTTTGATCTCAAAGGGGCTTCAGATTCTCCTGCTGCTGCGAATGAACTTCCAAGATATCCCAAATCTCATTCTCAGCCAATGCCTAAAGGGTTTGTACATGGGGAGGCAGTTCACCAACAAAGCTTCACCCACCATCCAAGCTTATCCGGatttaaggataaaagattTGATTCTTTCAAAACATTTTCTGGGAGACTTGAGAGGCAGCTAACAAATCTTCGTGGAAAGTCAAGGGAAAGCGGACCAGAAAATAGTGCTAGCAGGAAGAAAACAGAAACGGAAACTAATGTACCTGTGGACCGATACTTTGATGCATTGCAAGGGCCTGAACTGGACACACTCAGAGTATGTGTTTATACACCCTGTATGCTTTACTTGACTTTTAGTTTGTATTATAGCTGTTCTAAACAAATTTGTTGGTCTATGACTGGTCGTATCATAACAATAACTTTTGTTTATACAGCCTTCAGAGGAGATGGTGCTTCCTAATGACAAGACTTGGCCATTTCTTCTCCGATTTTCCATCTCTTCATTTGGAATGTGTCTTGGTGTTAGCAGCCAAGCGATTTTGTGGAAAACCATAGCCACCTCTCCCTCCACAAAGTTTCTTCACATAAGACCAGAAATAAATACCGTCCTGTGGTTCATCTCTGTTGCTCTTGTTATCAGTATATCTTTGATCTACCTTATGAAAGTACTTCTCTACTTTGAAGCAGTTCGCCGTGAGTATTATCACCCAATTCGAGTCAACTTCTTCTTTGCCCCTTGGGTAGCATTACTGTTTTTAGCTCTTGGAGTGCCACCTTCAATTCATGAAAAGTTACCTGAATGGCTTTGGTATGTTCTCATGACTCCTATCTTATGTCTTGAGCTTAAGATCTATGGACAATGGATGTCTGGAGGTCAAAGGAGGCTTTCCAAAGTGGCAAATCCCTCAAACCATCTTGCAGTTGTTGGGAATTTTGTTGGGGCATTGCTTGGTGCTACAATGGGAATAAAAGAAGGACCTATACTCTTCTTTGCTATTGGCTTGGCTCACTACACAGTCCTCTTTGTGACTCTCTACCAGAGACTCCCGACAAATGAAACACTTCCAAAGGAACTTCATCCTGTATTCTTCTTGTTTGTCGCTGCACCCAGTGTTGCTTCAATGGCATGGGCGAAAATGCAAGGCTCTTTTAATTATGGATCAAGGATTGCCTACTTCATTGCTTTATTCCTTTATTTCTCACTGGTTAGTCTACTGTTACTCATATACATAAAAGCATTGATCTTTATTGCCTTCAAACAAGATTGATATCTAACCTTTGCTACCATTTCTATATTTTTGTGATATTGCAGGCAGTTCGAATCAACTTTTTCCGAGGATTCAAGTAAGATGACATGAATATTGCCTTTATAATCTCTGTTTTTTGATGACTTGCTTGTGGTTCAGTCTTTTGATGTACATTCTTTCTTTAACTTTGCAGGTTCTCGTTGGCTTGGTGGGCATATACTTTTCCGATGACTGGTGCTGCCATCGCTACAATTAGGTACTCAAATGAAGTCACCTCTGGAGTAACCCAAGCTCTTGCTGTAATCCTCTCTGTGATTTCTACACTAACAGTAACAGCTCTGCTTGTAACTACCATACTGCATGCCTTTGTGCTCCGAGACCTTTTCCCTAACGACATAGCTATTGCCATTAGTAAGAGAAAGCCTAaacatcaccatcatcatcacaaCTATTTGAAGTGGTTGAATCGTAGACATGGAAGCTCAGATCATAATGATATCGaaaatttcttgaaattttccTACCCAGAGGAAAAAGATTTAGAAGCTTGTGAAAATCCTTCCAGCACCAACGGTAAAGAGAGCTCCGACTCCACGTCATCTCCCACAACATAAGGctaagtttaaaaataatttgccaTTTTCTGAATCTTCATCACTCAAACATGTGAGGAACGAGTCCGTCTGCAAAGTTCTGGTGACCATGCTTAGAGATGATATGAAGATTTACGCGGCGAGGATGCAGTAGTTTATAAGAGGTTTTTCATATGagttataaaatatgtatctTGATGAGTTGTAAATCAGATGGCAATCTGCTGTtttgagaataaaattttgttcataTTAAGTTCTTTTCCTATTTAATTATGAGAGCTTTACTTCATTAAGATACTAAATGAGCCTTTTCTCAGCAATCAGGTCACTTAAGTTAATGCAACAATCTGGACTATAAA from Citrus sinensis cultivar Valencia sweet orange chromosome 9, DVS_A1.0, whole genome shotgun sequence carries:
- the LOC102621338 gene encoding S-type anion channel SLAH2; its protein translation is MVMENIKNIDSEKQKSSEEIPSLIKFISSNELEGFDSVKGNRNLNNHGPESVSESLSQPAMVTDIAHGQGLSEESHRGNHRRVLSISMPSSPSEVEMKNPKSVLFDLKGASDSPAAANELPRYPKSHSQPMPKGFVHGEAVHQQSFTHHPSLSGFKDKRFDSFKTFSGRLERQLTNLRGKSRESGPENSASRKKTETETNVPVDRYFDALQGPELDTLRPSEEMVLPNDKTWPFLLRFSISSFGMCLGVSSQAILWKTIATSPSTKFLHIRPEINTVLWFISVALVISISLIYLMKVLLYFEAVRREYYHPIRVNFFFAPWVALLFLALGVPPSIHEKLPEWLWYVLMTPILCLELKIYGQWMSGGQRRLSKVANPSNHLAVVGNFVGALLGATMGIKEGPILFFAIGLAHYTVLFVTLYQRLPTNETLPKELHPVFFLFVAAPSVASMAWAKMQGSFNYGSRIAYFIALFLYFSLAVRINFFRGFKFSLAWWAYTFPMTGAAIATIRYSNEVTSGVTQALAVILSVISTLTVTALLVTTILHAFVLRDLFPNDIAIAISKRKPKHHHHHHNYLKWLNRRHGSSDHNDIENFLKFSYPEEKDLEACENPSSTNGKESSDSTSSPTT